CCAGCAACGCATGGTCGCGCGCGCGCGCACCAGTGCACAGGACCTGGCGCATGCATTGAAAACCCCATTGAGCGTGCTGGCCACCGAGGCTGACGGCGACGGCGCGGACTGGCGGACCACCGTGCGCGAGCAGAGCGCCCGCATGCAGGCCAGTGTTGACCGTTACCTGGCGGCAGGGTTGGCCGCAGACCATCGCCAGCGCAGCGACGTTGCGACTGTCGCGCAAGCGCTATGCCGGTTGATGGCACGCGTGCATGGCGAACGCGGCATTGCGTTCACGGCCGCAGGTATCGATCCAGCGTTGCAGTTCGCCGGTGCCAGTGCGGATCTGGAAGAGATGCTGGGCAACCTGTTGGACAACGCAGGACGATGGGCGCAACAGCAGGTCCACGTCAGCGCACAAGCCGACGAAGGCCAGTTGCGAATCGAAGTCCGCGACGACGGCCCTGGCCTGGCTGCAGATGCGCTGGAACGGGTCACACAGCGCGGCGTGCGTCTGGATGAGCGCGAGGGCAGCAGTGGATTGGGCCTGGCGATTGTGGGCGATATCGCCGCCAGCTACGGCGGGCGGTTGGCGTTGGAGAATGCGCAGCCAGGGTTGCGTGCGACGGTATGGTTGCCGGTGGGATGACTCGTTGGCGCTGGAAGGCCAGGCGGGTAGAGTCGATTGTTAGTCGACTTTCGCGCGTAGCGCGGAATTTCCCAGCGCCGCAGCCAAGAGCAGTCGACTAACAGTCGACTCTACCGCCTTCGGCCATCAACGGTGATGCATCCACCAGCAATCAATCGCGTCCAGCACGATGTGGATGATCAAACCGATGCCGAACAACCGCGTCTTCTTCGGCACGCACAGGCCCGCATACACGGCGATGGCCGGTGCGGTGTGCAGCGGATGGAAACCGATGCTGCAGCGGTTCGGCGCATAGATCGGGTCGGCCAGAAGATGGTCCAGATCGATGATCCAGCCCAGCAGCATCAGCAACCACGCCGAGGCGAAACGCTTGCGCCAGAACAGCCATGCCAGCAAGGCTGGCACGGCGGCATGCAGGAACAGGTGGAAGATCGCGCGGGCGCTCATGGTCACCGGTAGCGCCACGACATGCCCGGCGTTCCCGTAATCATCAGACCAGCGGTTCGTCGGACAGGTACGTGTAGCCGGTCAGGCCCGCTTCCAGCGCTTCGGACAGTTCCTGCGCACGTTCCGGCGACAGCTCGGCCGCCGCCACGCGCTGGGCGTAGGCCGCACGCAGGTCGTCCAGCTTGTAACCCACGTAGTCCAGCATCACGTCGGTGGTATCACCACGGCGCTGCTGGGTAATCGCGTAGCCATCGGCATCGGCCACCACTTCCACCGCGTCGGTATCGCCGAACAGGTTGTGGATGTCGCCCAGGATCTCCTGGTAGGCACCCACCATGAAGAAACCGATGCGGTAGCTTTCACCGTGCTTGATCGCGTGCAGCGGCAGTGAGGTATCCAGGCTTTCGTTCTCGACGTAGGTCTTCACCATGCCGTCCGAATCGCAGGTCATGTCGGCGATGATGCCGCGGCGGTCCGGCGTTTCGTTCAGGCGCTCGATCGGCACGATCGGGAACACCTGGTCGATCGCCCACGCATCGGGAATCGATTCGAACACGCTGAAGTTGACGAAGTACTTGTCGACCAGGCGCTCGTTCAATTCGTCCAGCGCCGGGCGATGGCTCTTTTCGTCGTAGCTCAGGCGCGCACGCACGCCGTGGGCGATGGCGTAGAACAGGTCGTCGATGCGCGCACGCTGCGGCAGGTCGATCTGGCCCAGCGCGTAGCTGGCCAGACCTTCGGCGTGGAAGTGCTGCGCTTCCTGG
This genomic interval from Stenotrophomonas sp. 57 contains the following:
- a CDS encoding DUF6122 family protein — protein: MSARAIFHLFLHAAVPALLAWLFWRKRFASAWLLMLLGWIIDLDHLLADPIYAPNRCSIGFHPLHTAPAIAVYAGLCVPKKTRLFGIGLIIHIVLDAIDCWWMHHR